The Prevotella herbatica genome contains the following window.
CTTTCTTTGCGTAGTCATTATACTTTTCCGAAATAGGTAAAATAGCAACCTGATCAGGTGTAAGCCACAATGGAAAATGTCCTGCTGTATGCTCGATAAGAACAGCTGTGAAACGCTCAAGACTACCAAATGGAGCGCGATGAATCATTACAGGAGTTTTCTTTGTATTATCCTCTGCTGTATATTCCAATTTGAAACGTGCAGGAAGATTATAATCTACCTGAATAGTACCCAACTGCCATTTACGTCCGATAGCATCTCTTACCATGAAATCAAGTTTAGGACCATAGAAAGCGGCTTCGCCTATCTCACAATGAGCATTAAGCCCCTTTTCTTTGCAAGCTTCTTTAATAGCATTCTCACTCTCTTCCCAAACTTCATCAGAACCGATATATTTTTCTTTGTCGCTAGGATCACGAAGTGAGATCTGTGCTTCATAATTATCAAAATGGAAAGTTTTGAAAACTTTAAGAATAATATCAATTACATTCTCAAATTCAGCCTTTACTTGATCTGTGCGAACAAAGATATGTGCATCATCCTGTGTGAATGTACGTACACGAGTCAATCCATGTAATTCACCACTCTTCTCATAACGGAATACAGTTCCGAATTCAGCAATACGAAGAGGTAAATCTTTATATGAACGAGGTTTACGCGCATATACCTCACAGTGATGAGGACAGTTCATTGGCTTCAACATATATTCCTCATCCTCTTCAGGAGTATGAATAGGTTGGAAAGCATCCTTACCATAATGAGCATAGTGACCAGATGTCACATAAAGGCTCTTACTACCAATACCCGGAGTTATAACTTCCTGATAATTATATGGGCGAAGAAGTCCACGGAGCATTTCCTGCAAACGAAGACGAAGCTGTGTTCCCTTCGGCAACCATATTGGCAAGCCCTTACCTACACGTTCTGAGAACATGAATAGTTCCATCTCCTTACCAATCTTACGATGATCTCGTTTCTTAGCTTCTTCAAGCATCACAAGATACTCATCAAGCAACTTTTTCTTTGGGAAAGAGATACCATATATACGAGTCATCTGCTCGCGCTTAGCGTCACCACGCCAGAAAGCGCCAGCAACACTTGTGATCTTTACAGCCTTGATTAACCCTGTTGAAACAAGGTGTGGACCACGGCAAAGATCCGTGAAATTTCCTTGAGTGTATGTAGATATTGTTCCATCCTCAAGATCCTGTTCGATATGCTCGCACTTGTATTCCTGTCCGTCTGCCTTAAATTCATTAAGAGCATCAGCTTTGGTTACATCCTTGCGAACAACAGCCTCGTCCTTCTTGGCAAGTTCCAACATCTTTGCCTCTATTTTAGCAAAGTCGTTTTCTGAGATAACTTGTCCTTCTGCAGGCATTACATCATAGAAGAATCCATTTTCTATAGCTGGACCGAAGCCAAACTGTATACCAGGATACAATTCTTTTAGAGCTTCAGCAAGAAGATGTGCAGAGGTGTGCCAGAAAGTATGCTTTCCTTCTTCATCTTCAAACTTATAAAGTGCAATTGAAGAATCCTCATTAATAGGGCGATTCAATTCCACAATTTCACCGTTAACCCCGCAAGATACAACGTTGCGAGCGAGAGCAGGTGATATACTCTCAGCGATTTGAAAACCAGTTACGCCCTGTTCATACTCACGAACAGATCCGTCTGGGAATGTGATTTTAACCATATTACAAATTAGTTTTATAAATCAAAGTTGACGCAAAGGTAATTTAAATCAATGAAATAACAAAATTATAAACGACATAATTTGGCTATTTCTCAACAGAATACTTTTTCA
Protein-coding sequences here:
- the thrS gene encoding threonine--tRNA ligase; this encodes MVKITFPDGSVREYEQGVTGFQIAESISPALARNVVSCGVNGEIVELNRPINEDSSIALYKFEDEEGKHTFWHTSAHLLAEALKELYPGIQFGFGPAIENGFFYDVMPAEGQVISENDFAKIEAKMLELAKKDEAVVRKDVTKADALNEFKADGQEYKCEHIEQDLEDGTISTYTQGNFTDLCRGPHLVSTGLIKAVKITSVAGAFWRGDAKREQMTRIYGISFPKKKLLDEYLVMLEEAKKRDHRKIGKEMELFMFSERVGKGLPIWLPKGTQLRLRLQEMLRGLLRPYNYQEVITPGIGSKSLYVTSGHYAHYGKDAFQPIHTPEEDEEYMLKPMNCPHHCEVYARKPRSYKDLPLRIAEFGTVFRYEKSGELHGLTRVRTFTQDDAHIFVRTDQVKAEFENVIDIILKVFKTFHFDNYEAQISLRDPSDKEKYIGSDEVWEESENAIKEACKEKGLNAHCEIGEAAFYGPKLDFMVRDAIGRKWQLGTIQVDYNLPARFKLEYTAEDNTKKTPVMIHRAPFGSLERFTAVLIEHTAGHFPLWLTPDQVAILPISEKYNDYAKKVGQYFDSVGVRATIDDRNEKIGRKIRDNELKRVPYMVIVGENESAEGLVSMRKQGGGEQATMKMEEFAQRINAEVKEMLSAVNE